One window from the genome of Tolypothrix sp. NIES-4075 encodes:
- a CDS encoding sodium:solute symporter family transporter, with product MPNAQCPMPNAQCPIPHYPLPITHYLLPIQNMNNLWYKMPLAEANIASLGHFNPLAIAFFFVFVISSLGITYWAAKQTKSTSHFYTAGGNISGFQNGLALAGDFMSAASFLGIAGLVALNGFDGLIYSIGFLVGWPIVMFLIAEPLRNLGKYTFADVVAYRLRQTPVRIAAAIGTLSVISFYLIAQMVGAGELIKLLFGFEYELAVIIVGCVMMAYVIFGGMIATTWVQIIKAVLLLGGTILLAILVLARFGFNPIALFAAAADKYTGVLAPGKQVSDPWDAISLGMSLMFGTAGLPHILMRFYTVPDAKAARNSVIYATSLIGVFYLLTFILGFGAMVLVGQDAIKQIGTGGNMAAPMLAQFLGGDAFLGFIAAVSFATILAVVAGLTLSGAAALSHDLWVNVVRKGHADETEQLRVARFATVLLGALAMILGILFKGQNVAYMVGLAFAIAASGNFPALLMSMLWRRFTTNGAVASMLVGTLSSLLLIYLSPTIQVTILKHDAAIFPLKNPGLISIPLAFIVGIVVSLLATEQQAEDKFTEVENRIHIGSEGG from the coding sequence ATGCCCAATGCCCAATGCCCAATGCCCAATGCCCAATGCCCAATTCCCCATTACCCATTACCCATTACCCATTACCTATTACCAATCCAAAATATGAATAATTTGTGGTATAAGATGCCGCTGGCTGAAGCGAATATTGCTAGTCTCGGACACTTTAACCCGTTGGCGATCGCTTTCTTCTTTGTCTTCGTTATTAGTTCTTTAGGCATTACTTATTGGGCAGCAAAGCAGACCAAAAGCACATCCCATTTCTACACAGCTGGCGGTAATATCAGCGGTTTCCAAAATGGACTTGCTTTAGCTGGTGACTTTATGAGCGCTGCTAGTTTTTTAGGTATTGCTGGGCTGGTAGCACTCAACGGCTTTGATGGCTTAATTTATTCTATCGGTTTTCTGGTGGGCTGGCCCATCGTCATGTTCCTAATTGCGGAACCTCTGCGTAACTTGGGCAAGTATACTTTTGCAGATGTGGTGGCTTATCGTTTGCGACAAACGCCAGTACGAATCGCAGCTGCTATTGGTACACTTTCGGTGATTAGCTTTTACTTAATTGCCCAGATGGTAGGTGCGGGAGAGTTAATCAAGCTGCTGTTTGGTTTTGAATATGAATTAGCTGTTATCATCGTCGGCTGCGTGATGATGGCTTATGTGATTTTCGGCGGAATGATTGCTACTACTTGGGTACAAATTATCAAAGCAGTTTTGTTGCTGGGCGGCACTATTTTACTAGCTATTTTGGTGCTAGCACGATTTGGTTTTAACCCGATCGCTTTATTTGCTGCTGCCGCTGATAAGTATACAGGTGTATTGGCTCCTGGCAAACAAGTTTCTGACCCTTGGGACGCTATCTCTTTAGGAATGTCCTTAATGTTCGGTACTGCGGGATTACCTCACATATTGATGCGTTTTTATACAGTACCTGATGCTAAAGCAGCGCGAAATTCCGTCATTTACGCTACAAGTTTGATTGGCGTTTTTTACCTGCTTACCTTCATTCTCGGCTTTGGGGCGATGGTATTGGTAGGTCAAGATGCGATTAAGCAAATCGGTACTGGTGGTAACATGGCAGCACCGATGTTAGCCCAGTTTTTAGGCGGGGATGCTTTCTTAGGCTTTATTGCAGCGGTTTCCTTCGCCACGATTTTGGCGGTGGTGGCAGGGTTGACGCTTTCCGGTGCGGCAGCATTATCTCACGATTTGTGGGTGAATGTGGTGCGAAAGGGTCACGCTGACGAAACAGAACAACTGCGGGTGGCTCGTTTTGCTACAGTACTTTTGGGCGCTTTGGCGATGATATTGGGTATTTTGTTTAAGGGACAAAATGTTGCTTACATGGTGGGTTTAGCATTTGCGATCGCTGCTTCTGGAAATTTCCCCGCTTTACTCATGTCGATGCTTTGGCGTCGCTTTACCACCAACGGTGCGGTAGCGAGTATGTTAGTAGGTACGCTTTCTTCTTTGTTGTTGATTTATTTGTCACCGACAATTCAAGTCACAATACTCAAGCATGATGCTGCTATTTTCCCGCTGAAAAATCCAGGATTAATTAGTATCCCCCTTGCGTTTATTGTCGGAATTGTCGTTTCGCTACTAGCTACCGAACAGCAAGCAGAAGATAAGTTTACCGAAGTTGAAAACCGCATTCACATCGGTTCTGAGGGGGGATGA
- a CDS encoding phosphotransferase family protein — MTFVLSSQNIFNYLVEHRLCTQLEQGLYQVEPIRAKNFNLLLTLPDSRKLLIKQERHNQEGKTAGEFLSEWRIQEFLQKFPELSDLRPWMPEVLHFEAEYSIIVFSYLDNYRDLADFYGKEKIFPTQIARAIATILATIHRATFNRQDYQEFFSAKPNNLSPAHVPNWVRSIERIGPEIFGIVPADGLKFFKLYQRYESLGQAIRELADVFQPCCLTHNDLKLNNILLHNNWEQETPNIIRLIDWERSSWGDPAFDLGTLIASYLQIWLSSLVISKSLTIEESLRLAMTPLEQLQPSIAALTSAYFDNFREILEHRPNFLLQVVQFTGLALIQQIQAMIQYQKSFGNKGICMLQVAKSLLCRPEQSLATVFGTAATELTQLGTKLPSDSKSGATQTKSLRVRQSRHEGNPPAALDSPPSRTNL; from the coding sequence ATGACATTTGTATTAAGTTCTCAGAATATTTTTAATTACTTAGTTGAGCATAGACTCTGTACTCAGTTGGAGCAAGGTCTGTATCAAGTTGAACCGATAAGAGCAAAAAACTTCAATTTATTACTGACTTTACCAGATAGTCGGAAACTACTGATTAAGCAAGAACGACACAATCAAGAAGGCAAAACAGCTGGTGAGTTTTTGAGTGAATGGCGAATTCAAGAATTTTTACAAAAATTTCCAGAACTTAGCGACCTTCGACCTTGGATGCCGGAGGTGCTTCATTTTGAGGCTGAATATTCGATCATTGTTTTCAGCTACTTGGATAACTATCGGGATTTAGCAGATTTCTACGGAAAAGAAAAGATTTTTCCAACTCAAATTGCAAGAGCGATCGCCACCATCCTCGCCACCATCCATCGAGCCACTTTCAACCGCCAAGACTATCAGGAATTCTTCTCGGCAAAACCTAATAATCTCAGCCCTGCTCATGTGCCTAACTGGGTTCGTAGTATAGAACGGATCGGACCAGAAATTTTTGGTATAGTTCCTGCTGATGGGCTGAAATTCTTTAAGCTTTATCAGCGATACGAAAGCTTAGGGCAGGCAATTCGAGAACTTGCCGATGTTTTCCAACCCTGTTGCCTGACTCACAATGATCTTAAACTCAACAACATTCTCCTACACAATAATTGGGAGCAAGAAACTCCCAATATCATACGGCTGATTGATTGGGAGCGTTCTTCTTGGGGAGATCCTGCTTTTGATTTGGGAACGCTCATTGCCAGCTACCTGCAAATCTGGCTGAGTAGCTTAGTTATTAGTAAGTCTCTGACAATCGAAGAATCTCTGCGTCTGGCTATGACACCCCTAGAACAGCTTCAACCTTCCATTGCTGCTCTGACTAGCGCTTATTTCGATAACTTCCGGGAGATTTTAGAGCATCGCCCCAATTTTTTGCTGCAAGTTGTGCAATTTACGGGGTTGGCATTAATTCAACAGATTCAGGCAATGATTCAGTACCAAAAATCCTTTGGCAATAAAGGGATTTGTATGCTTCAGGTTGCCAAGAGTTTGTTATGTCGTCCGGAACAATCTTTGGCGACTGTTTTCGGAACCGCAGCGACAGAACTCACTCAATTAGGGACTAAATTGCCCTCAGACTCCAAGTCTGGGGCTACACAAACGAAGTCCCTTCGGGTTCGCCAGAGCCGGCACGAGGGAAACCCTCCCGCAGCGCTGGACTCACCGCCTTCGCGGACTAATCTTTAG
- a CDS encoding alpha/beta hydrolase: MKLSRVLVGIASAIAIVGATGYFYVFILGAPQLDAPKVETATKLKFKLESFNSQAMGTRQYGVILPPDYQKNLHKRYPVIFLLHGGHDDARAYVNKYRIFNVLDELYQSGKLPPSIIITPDGNDLRGSSPLYDPDYYDGPNGKVGTLIGLELVKVVKSRYRTLENPQFWALGGISSGGWGAFNIGLRYLKNFNILFSHSGYFTDKSGSQNSPQEIVQKLSFNERKRLRVYLDAGKSDRDLLASTKTFHETLTKLGISHVFYAFPGGHGLSGADVGWNYFHKHLKDSLSYVGQQFKDSQSSTTPFVRAR; encoded by the coding sequence ATGAAATTATCAAGAGTTTTAGTTGGTATTGCGAGTGCGATCGCAATTGTTGGCGCAACTGGATATTTTTATGTTTTTATACTTGGTGCGCCGCAACTAGATGCGCCAAAAGTAGAGACAGCAACAAAGCTAAAATTTAAATTAGAAAGCTTTAACAGTCAAGCAATGGGTACACGTCAATACGGTGTAATTTTGCCGCCTGACTATCAAAAAAATCTCCACAAGCGCTATCCGGTGATATTCCTATTACATGGGGGTCATGATGATGCCCGTGCTTATGTTAATAAATATCGTATTTTCAACGTACTTGATGAATTGTATCAAAGCGGAAAATTGCCACCCAGTATTATAATTACACCTGATGGCAACGATCTGCGTGGTTCGAGTCCTTTATACGACCCCGATTATTATGATGGTCCTAATGGCAAAGTCGGAACATTAATTGGTTTAGAATTAGTAAAAGTGGTCAAGTCACGCTACCGCACATTGGAGAATCCCCAGTTTTGGGCGTTAGGAGGTATTTCTTCTGGAGGATGGGGTGCATTTAATATTGGATTACGCTATCTCAAAAACTTTAATATTTTGTTTAGCCATAGTGGTTACTTTACCGATAAGAGCGGTTCGCAAAATAGCCCCCAAGAAATTGTCCAAAAGTTATCATTTAATGAGAGGAAGCGATTGCGGGTGTATTTAGATGCAGGTAAAAGCGATCGCGATCTATTAGCATCTACCAAAACCTTCCACGAAACCTTAACCAAATTGGGTATTTCTCACGTATTTTATGCATTTCCTGGGGGACATGGTTTATCTGGTGCAGATGTCGGCTGGAACTACTTTCACAAACATCTCAAAGATTCGCTATCCTATGTAGGGCAACAATTCAAAGATTCACAATCAAGCACCACCCCTTTTGTACGGGCAAGGTAA
- a CDS encoding phosphatidylglycerol lysyltransferase domain-containing protein: MTNNLKTRIGLWSAAFLTALVGVVNLLSAVTPTLHERNQWLKQFLPFEIRASGHIFAALTGFILLTLATNLLRRKKIAWLLTIGLLVISIFSHLLKGLDYEESLLSGVLLLQLFLMRHVFTAKSDRPSIARGVRVLIGALLFTLAYGTIGFYLLDGKFTENFNWRDAILQTLAMFFTEDNLGLQPKTHFGEFFANSIYVIAASTFTVALVMLLQPVFMRNQADPSERQQARDIIEKYGRSSLTAYALLSDKSYYFSPSGRSVIAYVPKGRGAIALGDPIGPTEDRKETLVSFQQFCERNDWYPAFYQTLPNDIDCYKSLGFRVLKIGEEAIVDLKTFTLQGKAGKNFRPTINRLTKEGYQVKFYQPPISKDLLRQLKLVSDEWLQMVQGSEKHFSLGWFDEDYLQECEIAVVHTPKGEICAFTNIISQYQLNEVINDMMRHRKLIENGTMDFLFISMLQHFQERGYDSFNFGLSALSGVGETKESHKLEKVLHYLYEHLNRFYNFQGLHAYKEKFRPRWEPRYLVYPSLTALPDVVVALIRADSGDRLLDYFKPGA; the protein is encoded by the coding sequence ATGACTAATAACTTAAAAACTCGGATTGGACTTTGGAGTGCAGCTTTTCTCACAGCACTAGTCGGAGTAGTGAACTTGCTGTCAGCAGTCACACCGACCCTACACGAACGAAATCAGTGGTTAAAACAGTTTTTACCCTTTGAAATTCGTGCCAGTGGTCATATATTTGCAGCGCTGACAGGCTTTATTTTGCTAACGCTAGCTACTAATTTATTAAGAAGAAAAAAAATCGCTTGGTTGCTTACCATTGGCTTACTAGTGATTTCTATTTTCAGTCATTTGCTGAAAGGACTTGACTACGAAGAAAGTCTCCTTTCGGGAGTTTTGTTATTACAATTGTTTTTAATGCGCCATGTTTTCACGGCAAAATCAGACCGTCCTTCGATTGCGCGAGGAGTTAGAGTCTTAATTGGCGCTTTGCTGTTTACTCTGGCATATGGTACTATCGGATTTTATTTATTAGACGGCAAATTTACAGAGAATTTTAATTGGCGTGATGCCATACTTCAGACTTTGGCGATGTTCTTTACAGAAGATAATTTGGGATTGCAACCAAAGACGCACTTCGGAGAATTTTTTGCCAATTCTATATATGTTATTGCGGCGAGTACTTTTACGGTTGCATTAGTGATGCTGTTGCAACCCGTATTTATGCGTAACCAGGCTGACCCCAGCGAACGGCAACAAGCTAGAGATATTATAGAAAAATACGGACGCTCTTCTTTGACAGCATATGCGTTGTTAAGTGATAAAAGTTACTATTTTAGCCCTTCGGGTCGCAGTGTAATTGCTTACGTCCCTAAAGGACGAGGTGCGATCGCTTTAGGAGATCCCATCGGACCAACTGAAGACCGGAAAGAGACGCTGGTTAGCTTTCAGCAGTTTTGCGAACGCAACGATTGGTATCCGGCATTTTACCAAACTTTACCAAATGATATAGATTGCTACAAGTCTTTAGGGTTTCGAGTGCTGAAGATTGGCGAAGAAGCGATCGTTGACTTGAAAACTTTTACTTTACAAGGCAAAGCAGGTAAAAACTTCAGACCAACAATAAATCGGCTGACCAAAGAAGGATATCAAGTTAAATTTTACCAACCGCCTATTTCTAAGGACTTGTTGCGCCAGCTAAAATTAGTCAGCGATGAGTGGTTGCAAATGGTGCAAGGTTCAGAAAAGCACTTTTCTCTCGGATGGTTTGACGAAGATTATCTACAAGAGTGTGAAATCGCTGTAGTACACACCCCCAAAGGTGAAATTTGCGCTTTTACCAACATTATCTCACAATATCAGCTTAACGAAGTCATTAACGATATGATGCGACACCGTAAGTTGATTGAGAACGGCACGATGGACTTTCTATTTATTAGTATGTTGCAGCATTTCCAAGAGCGGGGTTACGACAGCTTTAATTTTGGTCTTTCTGCTTTATCTGGGGTTGGCGAAACTAAAGAATCACACAAATTAGAGAAGGTATTGCACTATCTTTACGAGCATTTAAATCGATTCTACAACTTCCAAGGGTTGCACGCATATAAAGAAAAGTTTCGTCCGCGTTGGGAACCACGCTATTTGGTGTACCCCAGTTTAACAGCTTTACCTGATGTGGTTGTGGCTTTGATTCGCGCTGATTCAGGCGATCGCCTCCTCGATTATTTCAAACCCGGCGCCTAA
- a CDS encoding DUF485 domain-containing protein, with translation MDDRTKALQSLAAERWRVSLILSGVMMFIYFGFILLIAFNKPLLGSLVVPGLSLGILLGALVIISAWVLIFIYVRWANNNYDRKVARLTQK, from the coding sequence ATGGACGATCGGACAAAAGCTCTCCAATCTCTGGCGGCTGAACGCTGGCGAGTATCGCTGATACTCAGTGGAGTCATGATGTTTATCTACTTTGGCTTCATTCTGCTGATTGCGTTTAATAAACCTCTGCTGGGTTCATTGGTAGTTCCCGGACTCAGCCTCGGTATTTTATTGGGGGCGCTGGTAATCATTTCCGCATGGGTATTAATTTTTATCTACGTGCGCTGGGCAAATAACAATTACGATCGTAAAGTCGCAAGGCTGACGCAAAAGTGA
- a CDS encoding T3SS effector HopA1 family protein — MQLENSSQTQQPDSASQQLLHTLQDIVSNVQIHSNFCISHPNYKPFELPDEVIARFQQMPADIQNKYFGLQLRSFLYGIYYNGSMRAAFAPDADSAGLALQQDLENNTRLGVDIAFYERLHSSNQGSGYFDSGWSVVRQESDRTLAVTKNGLTLYVQPEKHLQLAEQSAAVGELVAIRMPRNFVQNGFYMAVSNAGPRSYNHPNRQPEIVRIYFNFSPEGAVAVISSLTRQLNDILIPFTFKVLYNPGDYGRYDSGVLYFEKSNYEAVRQVLETVYAQTKAHFNTDVPLFTKLLAPGLSLAEEPDRKFAEQESFGMNRCQIVANGLLSAWHSLDNSPEERMTAILQQFSLLGVELLRSYLNANSVDIYTPFNL; from the coding sequence ATGCAACTAGAAAATTCTTCTCAAACTCAACAGCCAGATTCTGCTTCACAACAGCTGCTGCATACTTTGCAAGATATCGTCAGCAATGTGCAAATCCACTCCAACTTCTGTATTAGCCATCCAAATTACAAACCTTTTGAATTACCAGATGAGGTAATCGCCCGCTTCCAGCAAATGCCTGCGGATATTCAGAATAAGTATTTTGGCTTGCAACTGCGATCGTTTCTCTACGGTATCTATTACAATGGCTCTATGCGAGCAGCTTTCGCACCAGACGCCGATTCAGCGGGTTTGGCACTCCAGCAGGATTTAGAAAATAACACCCGCCTCGGAGTAGATATAGCATTTTACGAACGGTTGCACTCGTCCAATCAAGGCAGCGGCTATTTTGACTCAGGTTGGTCTGTAGTGAGGCAAGAAAGCGATCGCACTCTTGCTGTAACCAAAAATGGTTTAACTTTATATGTTCAACCAGAGAAGCATCTGCAACTCGCCGAACAATCTGCCGCTGTAGGTGAGTTGGTAGCTATCCGAATGCCTCGTAATTTTGTGCAAAACGGGTTCTACATGGCAGTGAGCAATGCAGGACCACGCAGTTATAATCATCCAAACCGCCAGCCAGAAATTGTGCGAATTTACTTCAATTTCAGCCCAGAAGGTGCGGTGGCGGTCATAAGCAGTCTGACGCGCCAGTTGAACGATATTTTGATTCCCTTTACCTTTAAGGTTCTATACAACCCAGGTGATTACGGGCGTTATGACTCAGGAGTACTCTATTTTGAGAAGAGTAACTATGAAGCCGTCCGCCAGGTTCTTGAGACTGTCTATGCACAAACAAAAGCGCATTTTAACACAGATGTCCCCCTATTCACCAAGTTACTGGCACCAGGGCTTAGTTTAGCAGAGGAACCAGACCGCAAATTTGCAGAACAAGAAAGCTTTGGGATGAACCGCTGCCAAATTGTTGCCAATGGTTTGCTGTCAGCTTGGCACTCGCTTGATAACTCTCCAGAAGAGCGGATGACTGCTATCCTCCAGCAGTTCTCACTTTTGGGAGTTGAATTGCTGCGTTCCTACCTTAATGCTAACTCTGTGGACATATATACGCCGTTTAACTTGTAA
- a CDS encoding tetratricopeptide repeat protein has product MMMGLFEQKWTGVGKAFAIAMLSAFIATAIISCGNNKSVLLTEIKVSPPNRRIGTASKAGDFYIQGQSQQVKGDSQAAIASFTQAINLNPNYAEAYNSRGLAYFDLGNKQAAIADYNEAIRINPNFAEPYNNRGNARASEGDSNNAIADYTEAIRINPNYAEAYNNRGNARSAMKDINGAIDDFDQAILLDSRYAIAYNNRGNARAANGDPQAAIADYNEAIRLNPNFAPAYNNRGNARAANKDKQGAKADLQRAATIFEGENNKELYQEVMNNLKELGQ; this is encoded by the coding sequence ATTATGATGGGGTTATTTGAGCAAAAGTGGACAGGGGTTGGAAAAGCATTTGCCATCGCTATGCTTAGTGCATTTATCGCAACTGCAATTATTTCCTGTGGTAACAACAAAAGTGTATTGCTAACAGAAATAAAAGTGAGTCCTCCAAACCGTCGAATTGGTACAGCATCGAAAGCTGGGGACTTTTATATTCAAGGGCAAAGTCAGCAGGTAAAAGGAGACTCACAAGCAGCGATCGCATCTTTTACGCAAGCGATTAACCTTAATCCTAACTATGCCGAAGCTTACAATAGCCGAGGACTTGCTTACTTTGATTTGGGTAACAAACAAGCAGCGATCGCTGATTATAACGAAGCGATTCGTATCAATCCCAACTTTGCCGAGCCGTATAATAATCGAGGAAACGCTCGTGCTTCTGAGGGAGACAGCAACAACGCGATCGCCGATTACACCGAAGCGATTCGGATTAATCCTAACTATGCTGAAGCTTACAATAACCGGGGAAATGCTCGTTCAGCCATGAAAGACATAAATGGAGCGATTGATGATTTCGATCAAGCGATTCTCCTTGATTCTAGATATGCTATAGCCTACAACAACCGGGGCAACGCCCGTGCTGCCAACGGAGATCCTCAAGCAGCGATCGCCGATTATAACGAAGCCATTCGCCTCAATCCCAACTTTGCCCCAGCTTACAATAACCGAGGCAACGCCCGCGCTGCAAATAAAGACAAACAAGGAGCAAAAGCCGACTTGCAACGCGCTGCAACTATCTTTGAGGGAGAAAACAACAAAGAATTATACCAAGAAGTGATGAACAATCTCAAAGAACTAGGACAGTAG
- a CDS encoding T3SS effector HopA1 family protein, with protein sequence MTSVPCSPLPVPSFKETLHDIADNIQIEFSELRISDSHYPPIVTPTATVAQLQKMPQLIQYKYLNSQLLKFIYSIYFEGSRTTEVSPGIKTNEQILQEIDSREIDWEFYEQLDRNNDGRGFFHPGYHIIRQEADGSLATEFDGAILHIQRERHLPLSLQSATVNDPVAVLLPSSFIHGNRYRANGDGIGGLPPMKFHSEGIVVYFNFSPEAAVWAMKYLTTKLNEVKVPFAFEVLHNPLNYRLYNSGFLKFLYNPDESYRYKEILLPVLQTIYAENKSHFREQVPIFTKVLAPGIGLAEHPASELKFGLQQQFGENRCEIVANAMLEAHQNGDESKQARMKYIIQHFQRLGLDIERPYLNPNSEDIYTPLE encoded by the coding sequence ATGACTTCTGTTCCCTGTTCCCCGTTGCCTGTTCCCTCTTTCAAAGAGACTTTACACGATATTGCTGACAACATTCAAATAGAATTCTCCGAATTACGCATCAGTGATTCTCACTATCCTCCTATAGTAACTCCTACTGCTACTGTGGCACAACTGCAAAAAATGCCTCAGTTAATTCAGTATAAATATTTAAATTCTCAGTTATTAAAATTTATATATAGCATTTACTTTGAAGGTTCGCGTACAACAGAAGTCAGCCCAGGAATTAAGACGAACGAACAAATTCTACAAGAAATAGATTCCAGAGAAATAGACTGGGAGTTTTATGAACAACTGGACAGAAACAATGATGGGAGAGGTTTTTTTCACCCCGGATACCACATCATTAGACAAGAAGCTGATGGTAGCCTTGCCACAGAGTTCGATGGTGCGATTCTACACATCCAGCGAGAACGTCATCTTCCTTTATCTTTGCAATCAGCTACTGTAAATGATCCAGTAGCAGTATTGTTACCTTCTAGCTTTATTCATGGAAATAGGTATAGAGCAAATGGCGATGGTATAGGTGGTTTACCGCCTATGAAATTTCACAGTGAGGGAATAGTTGTTTACTTCAACTTCAGTCCAGAAGCTGCTGTTTGGGCTATGAAATATTTAACGACAAAATTGAATGAAGTTAAAGTTCCCTTCGCCTTTGAGGTATTACACAACCCTTTGAACTACAGGTTGTATAACTCAGGATTTCTCAAGTTTCTTTATAATCCAGACGAGTCTTACCGATACAAAGAAATTCTTTTGCCAGTCTTACAGACGATTTATGCAGAAAATAAATCCCACTTTCGGGAGCAGGTTCCCATATTTACCAAGGTACTCGCACCTGGTATCGGGTTAGCCGAACATCCTGCTTCTGAACTCAAGTTTGGACTTCAACAACAGTTTGGAGAAAATCGCTGCGAAATTGTTGCCAATGCAATGCTTGAAGCTCATCAAAACGGCGATGAATCAAAACAAGCTCGGATGAAATATATTATCCAACACTTTCAACGATTGGGGCTTGACATCGAGCGTCCCTACCTCAATCCTAACTCGGAAGATATTTACACACCATTGGAGTGA
- a CDS encoding phosphotransferase: MTIKLNSKNLFYYLIDAAICQKDDLDSLKVDVNSKTFHWVIELSQNQGNLFVKQLPHSSTLDNDVRISKEWKLYNFLQSYKDLDYISSLTPEVLHFDDSNSILIYKCPSDYITLQSYYENQEAFPIALAELLGTTLAKLHSQTMSFQECYTFLTELEECKLKYQLPYPDYLSNYLISRIEPESLKKSQSLSWRFLGIFQQSEAVREIVTDMVLNHRHCCLTHNNIQFHKIFIPRHWEKLVSEIQDSDQSLIKIVDWEACSWGDPACDLGKAILGYFLFWLNSMIVDPAIEIKKSIQLATIPLEVVRTSIVAMTKAYINTYPKILEDYPEFVKRVIQFAGLGLIYQLLAEFQLQPDMALNHQELYFFIGAQLLCKPEKFLSLKEGTGNREQGTGE; this comes from the coding sequence GTGACTATCAAACTCAACTCTAAAAATTTATTTTATTACTTAATTGATGCTGCTATATGCCAAAAAGACGACTTAGACTCTCTAAAAGTTGATGTTAATAGCAAGACTTTTCATTGGGTCATCGAGTTGAGCCAAAATCAGGGCAATCTGTTTGTTAAGCAGCTACCTCATTCTAGTACACTTGATAACGATGTTAGGATTTCTAAAGAGTGGAAGCTTTATAATTTTTTGCAGTCTTACAAAGATTTAGATTACATCTCGTCATTAACTCCAGAAGTCCTGCATTTTGATGACAGCAATTCGATACTAATATACAAATGTCCAAGTGATTATATTACCTTACAAAGTTATTATGAAAATCAGGAAGCTTTCCCAATTGCGCTTGCAGAATTGCTAGGAACAACTTTAGCAAAGCTACATTCACAGACGATGAGTTTTCAGGAGTGCTACACTTTTCTAACTGAGTTGGAAGAATGTAAACTTAAGTACCAACTTCCTTATCCTGATTATCTTTCTAACTATCTTATCAGCCGTATTGAACCTGAGAGTTTAAAGAAGAGTCAATCGCTTTCTTGGAGATTTCTTGGTATTTTTCAACAATCCGAAGCTGTGAGGGAAATCGTTACAGATATGGTGTTGAATCATCGCCACTGCTGTTTAACACACAATAATATTCAATTTCATAAGATTTTCATACCTAGACATTGGGAGAAGTTAGTATCGGAAATTCAGGATTCTGATCAAAGCCTAATTAAGATTGTTGATTGGGAAGCATGTAGTTGGGGCGATCCAGCTTGCGATTTAGGAAAAGCAATTCTTGGCTATTTTCTCTTCTGGCTCAATAGTATGATTGTAGATCCTGCTATTGAGATTAAAAAATCTATACAACTAGCCACAATCCCTCTAGAAGTCGTTCGGACTTCAATTGTAGCCATGACAAAAGCTTATATTAACACTTACCCAAAGATTCTAGAAGATTATCCGGAATTTGTCAAGCGGGTTATTCAGTTTGCTGGACTTGGTTTAATTTATCAACTATTAGCAGAATTTCAACTTCAGCCAGATATGGCTTTAAATCACCAAGAGCTATATTTTTTCATTGGTGCACAATTACTCTGTAAGCCAGAAAAATTTCTGTCATTGAAAGAGGGAACAGGGAACAGGGAACAGGGAACAGGGGAATAA